The following are encoded in a window of Streptomyces sp. Go-475 genomic DNA:
- a CDS encoding RtcB family protein codes for MSYVEIPGAKVPIRMWTDPASVEDSALQQLRNVATLPWIKGLAVMPDVHYGKGATVGSVIAMKGAVCPAAVGVDIGCGMSAVRTSLTANDLPGDLSRLRSRIEQVIPVGRGMHEDPVDPGRLHGFGTAGWEDFWGRFDGVAEAVRFRRERAGAQMGTLGQGNHFVEVCTDTTGSVWLMLHSGSRNIGKELAEHHIGVAQKLPHNQGLVDRDLAVFVADTPQMAAYRNDLFWAQEYAKYNRSIMMALLKDVIRKEFKKAKPTFEPEISAHHNYVAEERYDGMDLLVTRKGAIRAGSGEYGIIPGSMGTGSYIVKGLGNDKSFNSASHGAGRRMSRNAAKRRFSTKDLEEQTRGVECRKDSGVVDEIPGAYKPIEQVIDQQRDLVEVVAKLKQVVCVKG; via the coding sequence GCCTCGGTCGAGGACTCGGCGCTCCAGCAGCTCCGGAACGTCGCCACGCTGCCGTGGATCAAGGGCCTGGCCGTCATGCCGGACGTGCACTACGGCAAGGGTGCGACGGTCGGCTCGGTCATCGCGATGAAGGGCGCGGTGTGCCCGGCGGCGGTGGGCGTCGACATCGGCTGCGGAATGTCGGCGGTGAGGACGTCCCTGACGGCGAACGACCTGCCCGGCGACCTGTCCCGGCTGCGGTCGCGGATCGAGCAGGTGATTCCGGTGGGGCGGGGGATGCATGAGGATCCCGTCGATCCGGGGCGGCTGCACGGGTTCGGAACGGCCGGGTGGGAGGACTTCTGGGGGCGGTTCGACGGGGTGGCGGAGGCGGTTCGGTTCCGGCGGGAACGGGCGGGGGCGCAAATGGGAACCCTTGGCCAAGGGAATCATTTTGTCGAAGTCTGCACGGATACGACCGGTTCTGTCTGGCTCATGCTCCACTCCGGTTCCCGCAACATCGGTAAGGAACTGGCCGAGCACCACATCGGCGTGGCCCAGAAGCTCCCGCACAACCAGGGGCTGGTCGACCGCGACCTCGCCGTGTTCGTCGCGGACACCCCGCAGATGGCGGCGTACCGCAACGACCTGTTCTGGGCGCAGGAGTACGCGAAGTACAACCGCTCGATCATGATGGCGCTCCTGAAGGACGTGATCCGCAAGGAGTTCAAGAAGGCGAAGCCCACCTTCGAGCCGGAGATCAGCGCGCACCACAACTACGTGGCCGAGGAGCGCTACGACGGCATGGACCTGCTCGTGACCCGCAAGGGGGCTATCCGGGCGGGCTCGGGCGAGTACGGCATCATCCCGGGTTCCATGGGCACGGGTTCGTACATCGTGAAAGGCCTCGGCAACGACAAGTCCTTCAACTCGGCATCGCACGGCGCAGGCCGGCGCATGAGCCGCAACGCGGCCAAGCGCCGGTTCTCGACGAAGGACCTGGAGGAGCAGACGCGGGGCGTGGAGTGCCGCAAGGACTCCGGCGTCGTGGACGAGATCCCGGGCGCCTACAAGCCCATCGAGCAGGTCATCGACCAGCAGCGTGATCTGGTGGAAGTCGTGGCGAAGCTGAAGCAGGTCGTCTGCGTGAAGGGCTGA
- a CDS encoding LAGLIDADG family homing endonuclease, translating into MDLTVPEYAYMFGFLQADGHLQRCAGQKGKLTVELNARDVDVLKEFQKLTPFYSSIRTRDRSTNFSEEYTSATWSLCSLKARTKLSELGLPYGRKSRTIAPPRLAFSSRDYLRGVIDADGSVGYTGKGLPFISLTTASTAMASYICRYAKEVTGAERIPKRNSRDGIYNVLYTMEVAQRLAAELYYPGCLALERKRAAAASLTAWVRPTGMRSAYTKRRWTDHEDRILLKLNSPTAAATALGRTAQSCNLRLWRLRSGQVPRPSGE; encoded by the coding sequence ATGGACCTCACGGTCCCTGAGTACGCGTACATGTTCGGCTTCTTGCAGGCGGATGGGCATCTGCAACGATGTGCCGGGCAGAAGGGCAAGTTGACCGTCGAGCTCAACGCTCGCGATGTCGACGTTCTGAAGGAATTCCAGAAGCTGACGCCGTTCTACAGCAGCATCAGGACGCGCGATCGGTCCACCAATTTCTCAGAGGAGTACACCTCGGCCACGTGGAGCCTGTGCTCCCTCAAGGCCAGAACCAAGCTGAGCGAACTCGGGCTGCCATACGGCCGCAAATCCAGAACGATCGCCCCGCCGCGTCTCGCGTTTTCCAGCCGGGACTATCTGCGGGGCGTCATCGATGCCGATGGTTCAGTGGGCTACACAGGCAAGGGGCTCCCCTTCATCTCCCTCACCACGGCCAGCACTGCCATGGCGTCCTACATCTGCCGCTACGCGAAAGAGGTCACGGGAGCCGAACGCATCCCGAAGCGCAACAGCCGCGACGGCATCTACAACGTCCTCTACACAATGGAAGTGGCCCAGCGCCTGGCGGCCGAACTGTACTACCCGGGCTGTTTGGCCTTGGAGCGCAAACGAGCGGCAGCCGCGTCCCTGACCGCATGGGTGCGTCCCACGGGAATGCGGTCCGCGTACACGAAACGCCGTTGGACTGACCACGAAGACCGAATTCTGCTGAAGCTCAACAGCCCGACGGCCGCGGCAACCGCGCTCGGAAGAACCGCCCAGAGCTGCAATCTCCGGCTCTGGCGCCTGCGCAGCGGCCAAGTGCCCCGACCCAGCGGCGAATAA
- a CDS encoding SDR family NAD(P)-dependent oxidoreductase: MATAAPSAASRIAVVTGASSGIGAATARRLAAVGYRVVLTARRKDRIEALAEEINKAGHQATAYALDVTDRAAVDEFATAFRTIGVLVNNAGGALGADPVATGDPADWRQMYETNVIGTLNLTQALLPKLIASGDGTVVVVSSTAGHGTYEGGAGYVAAKHGAHVLAETLRLEIVGQPVRVIEIAPGMVKTDEFALTRFGGDEEKAAKVYEGVAEPLTADDVADTITWAVTRPAHVNVDLLILRPRAQASNTKVHREL, encoded by the coding sequence ATGGCCACCGCCGCCCCGTCCGCAGCCTCCCGCATCGCCGTCGTCACGGGTGCGAGCAGCGGAATCGGCGCCGCCACGGCCCGGCGACTCGCCGCGGTGGGCTACCGCGTCGTCCTCACCGCGCGCCGCAAGGACCGCATCGAGGCGCTGGCGGAGGAGATCAACAAGGCGGGCCACCAGGCCACGGCGTACGCCCTCGACGTCACCGACCGCGCCGCGGTCGACGAGTTCGCGACGGCGTTCAGGACGATCGGCGTGCTCGTCAACAACGCGGGCGGCGCGCTCGGCGCCGACCCGGTCGCGACCGGCGACCCGGCCGACTGGCGGCAGATGTACGAGACGAACGTCATCGGCACGCTCAACCTCACCCAGGCCCTGCTGCCCAAGCTGATCGCGAGCGGCGACGGCACGGTCGTGGTCGTCTCCTCCACCGCGGGCCACGGCACCTACGAGGGCGGCGCGGGCTACGTCGCCGCCAAGCACGGCGCCCACGTCCTCGCCGAGACCCTCCGCCTGGAGATCGTCGGCCAGCCGGTCCGCGTCATCGAGATCGCCCCCGGCATGGTCAAGACGGACGAGTTCGCCCTGACCCGCTTCGGCGGCGACGAGGAGAAGGCCGCCAAGGTCTACGAGGGCGTCGCCGAGCCCCTCACCGCCGACGACGTCGCCGACACGATCACGTGGGCGGTCACCCGCCCCGCCCACGTCAACGTCGACCTCCTGATCCTCCGCCCCCGCGCCCAGGCGTCGAACACGAAGGTGCACCGGGAGCTGTGA
- a CDS encoding nuclear transport factor 2 family protein, with protein sequence MGEAREVMDRLTDAVTRHADLKVVADLYAEDAVAFTPDEGELRGRDNIVEYWRTMKEAVPEATFQPLHSYEVGDTAIDEGIFSGRNTGPLELPNGETLPPTQKEIRIRGVDIATVRDGRIVDYRLYFDEMDFLGQLGLLPDEPF encoded by the coding sequence ATGGGCGAGGCACGTGAGGTCATGGACCGGCTCACGGACGCGGTCACCAGGCACGCCGATCTGAAGGTCGTCGCCGATCTGTACGCCGAGGACGCGGTCGCCTTCACGCCGGACGAGGGCGAGCTGCGCGGGCGCGACAACATCGTCGAGTACTGGCGGACGATGAAGGAGGCGGTCCCCGAGGCGACGTTCCAGCCGCTGCACTCCTACGAGGTCGGCGACACGGCCATCGACGAGGGCATCTTCAGCGGGCGCAACACCGGGCCGCTGGAGCTGCCGAACGGCGAGACGCTGCCGCCGACGCAGAAGGAGATCAGGATCCGAGGGGTGGACATCGCCACCGTGCGGGACGGGCGGATCGTCGACTACCGGCTGTACTTCGACGAGATGGACTTCCTCGGTCAGTTGGGGCTGCTGCCCGACGAGCCGTTCTGA